In Astyanax mexicanus isolate ESR-SI-001 chromosome 5, AstMex3_surface, whole genome shotgun sequence, a single window of DNA contains:
- the c5h22orf23 gene encoding UPF0193 protein EVG1, with protein MDGGSAAESSSSGGLWNCPRVKYSNDTRELLQLMMRESRLTSFQQRQLNNQLKKGGALPLRCNPTSSAPPLQAQPQPSLSKGRALSVRPQRRSAEQCSAGDNYTRERFQPSAARDLEKEKRRLQNIFATGQEEPQLSVPQTQPPKRAEETHTDRFQEVLDEIEERRQFLEEMTALGRGRDYNHIINFEISQKIKELELIDMKRSEELKTLMK; from the exons ATGGACGGAGGGTCTGCGGCGGAGTCCAGCAGCAGCGGGGGTCTGTGGAACTGTCCCAGAGTGAAATACAGCAACGACACCAGAGAACTCCTACAGT TAATGATGCGAGAATCAAGACTCACCAGTTTCCAGCAGCGTCAGCTCAACAACCAGCTCAAGA aaGGGGGAGCCTTACCGCTGCGCTGTAACCCCACCTCCTCTGCCCCACCACTGCAGGCTCAGCCTCAGCCCAGTCTCAGTAAGGGTCGCGCTCTGTCAGTCAGGCCGCAGAGACGCAGTGCTGAGCAGTGCAGTGCTGGAGACAACTACACCCGAGAGAGATTCCAACCCAGTGCAGCAC GAGATCTTGAGAAGGAGAAGCGCAGACTGCAGAATATCTTCGCAACAGGTCAGGAGGAGCCACAGCTCTCTGTCCCACAAACACAGCCTCCCAAGAGAGCAGAGGAGACTCACACAGACAGGTTCCAGGAGG TTCTGGATGAGATTGAAGAGAGGAGGCAGTTCCTGGAGGAAATGACTGCTCTTGGAAGGGGGCGCGACTACAATCACATCATTAACTTTGAGATTTCTCAG AAAATCAAAGAACTGGAGCTGATTGACATGAAGCGCAGCGAGGAGCTGAAGACCCTCATGAAGTAA